TTTCCATTGGTCTATCTCTCTAACCTGAAACAACATAATGTGCTCAACTGttgatcaagaaaatattttaacagcgtTGTAAAATTTGTAAAAGATATACCTTCTCCCTAGCAATTGCAGCTTCTTTACAAGCTGCATTGTACATTTTTGTGATCTGCATTAACTCTAGTTTCAATCTCCTCAATTCAACCTCCATTCCCTGCAATATCCATTGAGAAACCATGATTAATCAACATGCTGAAGTTATCATGTTCAGAGTCCTGctagtaaaataatttattaacataCTGCTTCTTTAGAGGAGTTAATAGAACTCCTGGACGTGTTTGATATCCGGGGATGATCTATGAACTCAATGGAGCCATCAGACAGTATACTGTGCACTTCAGATTGGTAGCTCGAGCCACAAGAGGCGCGATGCAAATTATCTTTTGTTTGAATCAGAAGATTATTGTTGAGTACATAATTCTTGCTGTTAGAAACCTGTTTATTAACTGGTAAAGCATTGGCGTGACAAAATTCACTGATGAATCCCATGGAATCCAGCGGTGAGCTGCTGCTGCTACCAAAGGGCGTATATTCAAAGCTTGAAGCTGCTGAATTCCCAGGAATAGGATTCTTACAGCCGCATCGCCCTTCCCAAGTGGCCATATGCAGTAACTCGTTGCTGCACTGTGAGCTTTGAGATGAAGAAGTCTTGCTGCTAAAAGGTGGCCTAATCCATGGTGCCATGGGGTGATATTCCACGATGTTAGTCGATGAATTTAGAGGCGATACCTTCTCAGAGCAAGCAGCAGTTCTCCAACTTCCTAATCTAAAGGTTAAAATGATATCAATAACCAGGTTAATAATCATGAGACGGACTTTGCTGGATTTCTCTACTAACCGATGAAATTCAGGGGAGAATGAAGTGTCCGAAGCGCCATCAATAGTTGCAGAGGTGGGTACGGTGAGTTCGGTAGCAGATTTAATTTTCAGGGATTTTCCTCCCTTGGATATTACATAAACTGAACAATAATCAGGTGCAGATTTCGCTACACAGCTTGGAACATCAGCATTTCTAAATGCCCTGATAATACCGGAGAACAAGAGATCGTTGTAAGCAAAAACTGAGACATGCATTGTAAGACCATAGCTGGTATTATCTATTTACCGTGATATGGCATTTCGGGTTGAAGCACCAAGTAGAATGGTGGTGATGAAGTTAGCTTTGATGTACTCACAAAGGGCATTCGCAATGTCAAGGTCATGGATTATCACATCCTTCACACGGACCTGTTGGATTCATGGAAATCATCAAAGGTTTGAggacacacacaaacacacacacagatatatatatatagggcaCGTCAACGTCCCACAGCTTGCATAATTCATGGAAATGCATATGATCTTATTACCCCTTTTCGCCCACAAAAGCCGCGATGAGGAAGGAACATTTGATGGATTTCAGATTGAGTAGGTGCATGGCTTTGTTTTGGGACAGCATTCTCTGCGAAAAAACGTGGAGCATGAGTCAAAGTACTTGAATTTTTGGAGTTTATAAGCAGGGCGAATAAATTAGTTTCCTTCAAATTTTGTGATAATTTTACAATTATCATTGAAGTACATCATCGGAATTGTACAAGGATACTTCTGGAATGCAAATAGACGACAAGGAAAAAGATCACTGACGAGAATACAAATCTGGTTGAGCCGTGCTTATAACATGTACGAGGATAATTCGATTATCCTTCAACCTTAAATTCTCGACGGCCCATTTGACGGCGAATTGGCTGTTCTTGTTTCTGTCTATTGCCACGACCGGGATAATCAACCCTTGATCTGAATTATTCTGCTCATTCGCCATGGCAATGTGTTTACGGCCATAACAGGGAGGGAGGCAGTGGCTGCTTGCCGCTATGGGAGCAGCTCAGCCATGCAACGGCGGAGGAATGGATTTTGCCGGCGAAAATAATGGGAATTGATATTGACTTTGACCCTTCTAAATTTGGGATTTAACTTCTTAAGTAGTTGCATGTATGCATGCATTCACGCTTAAGCCACAAGTATTTCGCCCACCTCTCTTTTTTCGTTCCAActttttagtttattttattttacgtacaataattttttttagcattatttatatacagaaaaaaaaatctcatgCTAATGAATTCttacaaccaaaatattttaagtaGAAGCACTTTGATATATATACCGTGGCGGAGTCAGGAATACGATTCTAACCGAACTAAAATTTAAACTCTAAAGtcctttattattttaaattgatttaccagagctaatatcaaatttatccaaaattatacaaaaatttacgtataaattttaaaaaaaaattagttagcCTAGGTGGCAAGGACTGTGGCTCCgccactatatatatatatatatatatatatatatacacatcaGCAAATTGAAAGTCAAAATCCGTCCGctctaaattaatatataaattgtaTATAGAACTCATCAATATAATGAAAActgaaaatttccaaattcaaaaatttcacTAATTCATTTTTTGCAGctgtcagttttgtgaactctttCACTAAAACAGGCAGTTCTTCTCTCCTCAGTTAATTAGTTGTTAAGCTAAATTTCACATCTTCCATTACATGGAATCAACTTATGTTCTTTATAAGCAATATGTTTGATCTCTATCAAATTACAGTCATCAAATTAAACGCCTTGAAATTGACTATGTCAACAGGGACACAGAATCCGAAACTTGCGTGACCCTTAAttgttcagggatacagctagttgTGAGTTCCTAATTACTTCattttgattcaaaataacatttattcttattcgggcttaccctaattaatctcattattttcatcaaccCCTTGATAAAAAATGTCAGAAATCAAGTTTGATTGCACCCATTCGATCATGATAAGTGCATTTAATAGCATCGTCTCATGATCCCCTATGTAAccctgatagtgcctgcaagaaccttaagttatatTTAGCGCACAGTACCGTGATGTCCACTCATTTTAAAATGCTActtaaacctttttttttaaaagctatgGCAGAAAATACACCCgctcaaaaacatttaaataagttaaacaggcgttttaaaaagtcaaaacctctgaataaaaataactgcatataaaaatatttaacatccTCAAAACCCTATACTGTTGTTTAAAAGAATTCAAGCGTAaccttcaaaaatcatgttaaatcatcaacatagtAAAAGATGAAATTGTATAAAACAAACAATGTTCATCCATGACTCATAAACATATAGTGCGGAAGAAAAGCAAGGTTCTCGGGTTTTCACGTGCACCCCCAACtcagcctactcagtcttcagcgcctccagtctccacatcaatatgctcacctgcatcaagcacacctagtgagtctaaaaactcaacacacctgaaccattataacaagtacatatacattacatgcaacagtgaaaagtactgtaatcaacatatgTTTTATgatcttaaaaacatgaacttaaacatatcgtAACAAAGCATAACgagtcaaaacatgtctcaacatatcatcatatacgtgttcgttttctttatttgaatttcgttcattagttgtgactttcgtatcatcgtattagtcgatggatccatctacgtataaccgcggtacccgacaacggggacatcagcgacagtttacccatccactgaacCTTgtcttacatgtcatcgtattattGTATCATCATATTattcacaaccaactcccttctttcaaaaacatgttatcgtattcatcacttataaaaatcatgcatatacgtaaattttcttaaaatccagcatgcaacgtatttttcatatttccacaAAAAGACATGTTCGTGATAgcatatacatttaaaacatgtcaatttGTGATCAGGGCATAACCAGGACTACTAACTCGACccgagtgcaaaatgaccattttgccacTAGAAATCctaaatgaccgttttaccgttggacctcaaaattttggCCCGAAGTtgaccaaactccttaaaacacctaaAACGTATTTATAATCATTTCCCGATGTAACCTCGAGCTAGTTTCATaacttatacgattcgttttaaaacttggaccaagGTCTCGGTTTTAACTTGAATCAACCCAAAACTCAACCAAACTTTTCCCAACTCAAACCACACCTTAAACACACCCTACCAGCCCCTAAATAACTTGCTTCAGAGCACCTAAGACCCTTGTAAAAGGCCATATAGCTGCTGGAAAATTCTTCCCTTAGCCACCAACAAACCCTAGTGCACCTAACCTTCCAATATTCGAACCTAGACCACACTAAGCCGGACCATCCCTGAACCAGACCACCGAAGGACCAAGACCAAACCCACGGGTTGGTTGGTacgttttcgaaaatattgcccgagccctcaaaaagtctcctgaatcgttaaaatttgtgtaccggttaaaaatatgacccgataagtaaaaatacccaactaaagcccattttcaaaaatcatactttaatacatcatatattaaataattaaaaataattatttaataaaaacatttttcttaattatctccgatctccgttcctcgttcgagcgcgaaaactACTAAAAGCCCTTAcgcatgaaactttaataaaccatgaattaaaacacatattcatgcaataaacatccatttaatgcattaaaaccattaaataaaacatacaagaagtttgataacttgcatgcatgtggttcacgtggaccttcaatttttcgggacgttacaagtATGGTCTCTTCAACTCAATTATCCTAATCGAATATGCAATAATAGGTATATTGAGAGTTGCAAaagaattcgataacgatgtgatatatGTTTTAGTAATAACAGTGACATGATATGTACAACTGAGGAAACACATTTCCAAAATGCATGTCTTACTCTGACCGGAGATTCTTTGAATTGTTAACTCATCAGTTCACATAgaatatccacacccgtaggtgagcagtAAATCCTCGAGTACAATACATTGGATCCTACAtctttcgaaactacacccaacctagCTACTTTATGACACTCAATCGAGTCGGTAAATGGTTCAAAGTGAATACTCGTACGTAGAGTCTCTACGTTTTCCTTGATCaaatgactaatggtgtacaatttGTACAATAATACGTTTTCCTTGATCAAATGATTAATGGTGTACAATTAGAGttctttttttcatttcctaattcatagtaaaaaaaatatatacaaagcaATGTAGTGGTGGGTGCAAGAAGATATTGCTTTAAATACCGATTGAGGCTTGCCATCAGCTTCAGCTCTACGCCTATACCTTCCAAaaatatggcaaaaacttgtgtgaaacaaTCTCACAGgccgtattttgtgatacatattttttatttgagttatccatgaaaaaatattactttttatgttaagagtattactttttattgtgaatatcggtaatattgactcgtctcacagataaagattcgtgagaccatctcacaagaaacctactcccAAAACATTGATTAAAATTAGGTTACCCAAACCTTATTTTTAAcgataattattatatatagtaTAAGAAGTGAATCGATAATGTAAGATATTTTAGATATTACTTTCATATTGGCGGCCAGCCCGAGAATCAAGAATTTTCGTGATGCAtggaaaaaaatacaaaattgcaATATGTTAAAGAATTGGCATCAAAATGAGAGATTAAAGTTTAtattgttgaaaatttataatgGGCTCGATGGATATTATCCTTAATCATGAAAAGTCCGGCAAAATCACTTACATTCATTGGTAAACACTGTTTAGATAAAATATACTATGGATGATCCAAGAAAAATCAGAAATCCTAACTTAATAGAAACATGATAGTTCCACAAGAGGAAGGGACTGGTTCAGCTAAAATCGAAACAAATACTATACTACCAAGAGTTGACGCCCCGTCTACGACAAGTACTTTTTCATAAGCTGACACAAATTTTAACGGTTAAACAAGAAAAGTAGGCAGAGGCAACTGTTGAAGTTTATAAAAAGTAGAGAGAAAGATACTACACGCAGAGTAGTTTTATGCTCGACACGTCTCTAAGCTCGAGATCTCTTGTTGCTGCATGCGGGGCATTTG
This genomic interval from Primulina huaijiensis isolate GDHJ02 chromosome 14, ASM1229523v2, whole genome shotgun sequence contains the following:
- the LOC140956835 gene encoding U-box domain-containing protein 35-like, which codes for MANEQNNSDQGLIIPVVAIDRNKNSQFAVKWAVENLRLKDNRIILVHVISTAQPDLYSQNAVPKQSHAPTQSEIHQMFLPHRGFCGRKGVRVKDVIIHDLDIANALCEYIKANFITTILLGASTRNAISRAFRNADVPSCVAKSAPDYCSVYVISKGGKSLKIKSATELTVPTSATIDGASDTSFSPEFHRLGSWRTAACSEKVSPLNSSTNIVEYHPMAPWIRPPFSSKTSSSQSSQCSNELLHMATWEGRCGCKNPIPGNSAASSFEYTPFGSSSSSPLDSMGFISEFCHANALPVNKQVSNSKNYVLNNNLLIQTKDNLHRASCGSSYQSEVHSILSDGSIEFIDHPRISNTSRSSINSSKEAGMEVELRRLKLELMQITKMYNAACKEAAIAREKVREIDQWKLEEAGNSEGANNVQKWALAIVEREEQKCSAAVMEVTKAQQLAEVEFEKRRHAETKFKHEAEEKQRVILACGVSRYRRYTINEIEVATNDFSSSCKIGEGGYGPVYSGFLDHTRVAVKILKPDVSQGHKQFQREVDVLSRMRHPHMVILLGACPEYGCLVYEYMENGNLEDRLYRKNGTRPLSWGVRFRIAAEVAIALNFLHNTRPEPLVHRDLKPANILLDKNYVSKISDVGLSRMVQASSSESGTQYHATAAAGTFCYIDPEYQQTGMLGTKSDIYSLGILLLQIITARQAMGLTHHVERAIQTGQFAEILDPSVKDWPVEEALKFAELALKCCELRRRDRPELDSVILPELERLRDLEHDI